The window ATTGCCAGGACTATAAGCTTTACTTTCATGTTCTGCAACCACATCTTTCTCCTGACTTTCGTTCCTTGTGTCTTGAAATCTTGTGCCTGCGATATAATACTCTTTCAGAAACCCCTATAATTTTTGTTCAAATGACAGCAAACGAGTAAACAATAACACAAAGCAGATACAAGTCCAATGACGAACAGGGAAAAAAAGATACAACTTAAGGTGTTATGATGCACCAACAAATCAGGGGTTCCAAATTCCAACATGCAGGAGCAGAATAACTCAAGTACCTACAGTTTGCTACTAAAATTACACTTCAGACAAAGTGATTATTAGCAATACATAAAACTGGTAGAACAACGAAAATGATTGCTCAACAGTGGATATCAAAAGCTACCAACTGATGAATCATAGCTGCATCATTACATATCAAATTCAGTAAGGAACTGGATATATCTGGACCACTTCAAAATTTACTAAACTAGCTGGCATTCTGATTAAAAATAGAAAAGTATGATAGCAGCTCCTATTCATATAAACTAGCAATAGTGCTTTGTCATCAACACTTCAAGACTAACAATTTTTAGAATTAGGATATAGAAAAGTCTTATCCACCAAAAGACACAAAGAATTTCATCGGATTCAAACCTGTGAGCGAAGATTCTCAGTTTTATCCACCAGAAGTTCAATTTTCTCCCCACGATCCAGGACCTGCAAGGCCACAATTCTCATCAACAAACTACAATACGGTTTCTTGAACTCTCACTGCTTTCTAGTTCCACATCAGGACATCAAGTCTTTTAAAAACCATATAATACAGAGGGACTATTCTCTACCTTCTCAATGTTTTCCATCATCACACCTTTAACTTCTGAAACCTGGGCCTTCACCTTCGCAAGCTTACTGATTTCCTCTGGATGATCAATACAGTATTGCATCTGCTCCTTCATTTTGGGCCTGTAGTTATTACGGTGTTATGACATTTGCTTTCATACTTAAAAAGAGGGAACTAGAGAATGGAAAGTACCCAAACTCCCTGTTCAAGCTGTTAGCAACAGCTGTAGCAGCTTTGCCTCCACCATATTTCTTGGTGAAATCATCCTTCACTCTCTCCAGAAATGCAATTGGGACCTGTCTGCCAACAGATTCCACAGCTACAACACAGTATGCTGTTTGTACAAAATAAAGCTCATCAGCATGACAATTGCCAAAAAACAAACAACAGCTTGTCAATGGTGTATTGCATATCAGATTGTCATGTAGCCATCATCATTTTAAGTAATGAGGTAAATGCACACCAGTATCTTAAGAAAATAAATACTTTAAGAGAAACCTTCAAGAAATTAGTCTCATACTTTCACAACGTTGCATCAGAATTTTTTATGTATATCTTCTTTTTTTATAAGTAAAATTTTTTCCTTATATCCTCGTTCAATAATACACATATCATGTGATAGTCAGATAGATGAAAATTCTCCTGATACAAGTGAAACAATAATCTGTCCAAATAACTTCTTTTTCATATCCATccaaattttgaaaaagtaaaaTCTCAGATTCTGTATAGTATGTTGAAACATACTATTTAGCCTCCATAACAATCGGTAATCCAACAAGCTAAATTTATGTGTGTTATGCAAGATTTGCATTTTGTCACATTCCATGACTCACTTGAAGGAAGAGCACAAATTAGATAAGCAATCAAGCCTGGGTGCCTTCtcataattttgaatttaaaaggtGCTAAGTATCAGTTCACATTTCGAACAATTCTTGAAATGCACATTCCATACAATTATCTCAACTTAATACTGAAAGTAGATAAAGTCACGCATTAGATATCAACATAATGAGTAATGACTCAAATGTTTTGTCATCTATGCTAGCTAAACAGCATAATCAATGGCAAATATCTGTAGATTCTAACAAAGGAGACCAAAAAGACTGGTCCAAATTATCAAAAAGTGAATTCAAGTAAAAATTTCATATCCTTATTATGACGGTCAGTTTCCCTATTTGCAAATAGTTTATGAAATGAAAGAGATCCAAACCAAAATTCTGCATTATCTCAAATTCAAAGCCACAAATTGATCATCTTTCGATATTTGACTAAGATCTAGAGGCTACTTATCCTAAACCAAAAACAGTCAACAAGAAGTGAAAACGACTTGTTTTATATGAAAATGAAACTGATCATTATAAAATAGTCATCGGATCAAACAAGCAGAGAATCATAGATAACGGATCAGTAaaatcacacacacacaaacacataAACATTTACATATAGACTCACTGAATCATAGATAACGGACTAGTCAAACCATTTTACTGACagatcaaaacacacacacacacacacacagagaacGAAAAAACTCACTGAAGCCGTTATCAACGAGGTAGTTGAAAGTATGGCCGTCACAATTGTAAGTGAATTTGTTATTGGAAGCAG is drawn from Nicotiana tabacum cultivar K326 chromosome 22, ASM71507v2, whole genome shotgun sequence and contains these coding sequences:
- the LOC107760110 gene encoding vesicle-associated membrane protein 721-like: MGQQSLIYSFVARGTVILAEYTEFTGNFTSIASQCLQKLPASNNKFTYNCDGHTFNYLVDNGFTYCVVAVESVGRQVPIAFLERVKDDFTKKYGGGKAATAVANSLNREFGPKMKEQMQYCIDHPEEISKLAKVKAQVSEVKGVMMENIEKVLDRGEKIELLVDKTENLRSQAQDFKTQGTKVRRKMWLQNMKVKLIVLAIIVALILVIVLSICHGFKCH